In Rhizobium sp. WSM4643, the following are encoded in one genomic region:
- a CDS encoding outer membrane protein, with protein sequence MKRSLSGIFAALLIATNAYSADLAPAEPIPEQPPEVTVTEATGWYLRGDVGYAFTDLRGARYFQGSNATEVDFDDADLDDTWTVGGGVGYQINSYLRTDLTFDYLTQADFNGSTVGQCGFPLVDCTSSDRSSLTAYTLLANAYVDLGTYGYVTPYVGAGIGGSYVKWKNLSNVACADDGSFCDDQVTHGGKGNWRFTYALMAGASIDVTCNIKADVGYRYLHIDGGNMFGYADNGGPGRDKGLSAHEARVGARYLFGGCAQASYEPPPEIPLQQPVYK encoded by the coding sequence ATGAAAAGAAGCTTGTCCGGCATCTTCGCCGCATTGTTGATCGCGACAAACGCCTATTCCGCGGACCTCGCCCCTGCCGAGCCTATCCCGGAGCAGCCGCCTGAGGTGACGGTCACCGAAGCGACTGGCTGGTACCTGCGCGGCGATGTCGGCTATGCCTTCACCGATCTGCGCGGCGCCCGCTATTTCCAGGGCAGCAACGCCACGGAGGTCGATTTCGACGACGCCGATCTGGACGATACATGGACTGTCGGCGGTGGTGTCGGTTACCAGATCAACAGCTATCTGCGCACCGATCTGACCTTCGACTATCTCACCCAGGCGGATTTCAACGGCTCGACGGTCGGGCAGTGCGGCTTTCCGCTGGTGGACTGCACCTCGAGCGACCGCTCTTCGCTGACAGCCTATACGCTGCTCGCCAACGCCTATGTCGATCTCGGCACCTACGGCTACGTCACGCCTTATGTCGGCGCCGGTATCGGCGGTTCTTACGTGAAGTGGAAGAACCTCAGCAACGTCGCCTGTGCCGATGACGGCAGCTTCTGCGACGACCAGGTCACCCATGGCGGCAAGGGCAACTGGCGCTTCACCTACGCGCTCATGGCCGGCGCTTCGATCGACGTGACCTGCAACATCAAGGCCGATGTCGGCTACCGTTACCTGCATATCGATGGCGGCAACATGTTCGGCTATGCCGACAATGGCGGCCCGGGCCGCGACAAGGGTCTGAGCGCCCACGAAGCCCGCGTCGGCGCCCGCTATCTCTTCGGCGGTTGCGCCCAGGCGAGCTACGAACCGCCGCCGGAAATCCCGCTGCAGCAGCCTGTCTACAAGTAA
- the serA gene encoding phosphoglycerate dehydrogenase, whose amino-acid sequence MAPRVLVSDELSETAVQIFRDRGVEVDFEPQLGKDKDRLLEVIGKYDGLAIRSATKVTEKIIEAATNLKVVGRAGIGVDNVDIPAASRRGIIVMNTPFGNSITTAEHAIALMFAVARQLPAADTSTQAGKWEKSKFMGVEITGKTLGVIGAGNIGSIVCARAIGLKMHVVAYDPFLSKERAEEMGVTKVELEELFARADFITLHVPMTDKTRGILNKEALAKTKPGVRIINCARGGLVDEAALAEAIKSGHVAGAAFDVFEVEPAKESPLFGLPNVVCTPHLGASTTEAQENVALQVAEQMADYLVNGAVSNAINMPSITAEEAPILKPFIRLADVLGAFVGQVTEEPIKEIEILYDGVTANMNTRALTSAVLAGLIRPQVADVNMVSAPIMIKEKGIVLSEVKRDKTGVFDGYIKLTVTTESMTRSVAGTVFSDGKPRFIQIKGINLDADVGSHMIYITNTDVPGMIGFIGTTLGAAGVNIANFQLGRDKQGGDAIALLYVDGKVDDAVLAELTAHQAVRQAKPLTFNID is encoded by the coding sequence ATGGCACCTCGCGTTCTCGTATCCGACGAATTGTCGGAAACCGCCGTCCAGATTTTTCGCGACCGCGGCGTCGAAGTCGATTTCGAACCGCAGCTCGGCAAGGACAAAGACCGTCTGCTCGAAGTCATCGGCAAGTATGATGGCCTGGCCATCCGCTCCGCCACCAAGGTGACGGAAAAGATCATCGAGGCGGCGACGAACCTCAAGGTCGTCGGCCGTGCCGGTATCGGCGTCGACAATGTCGATATCCCGGCCGCCTCGCGCCGCGGCATCATCGTGATGAACACGCCCTTCGGCAACTCGATCACGACGGCCGAACACGCGATCGCGCTGATGTTCGCCGTCGCCCGCCAGCTTCCGGCAGCCGATACCTCGACGCAGGCCGGCAAGTGGGAGAAGTCGAAGTTCATGGGCGTCGAGATCACCGGCAAGACGCTCGGCGTTATCGGCGCCGGCAATATCGGCTCGATCGTCTGCGCCCGGGCCATCGGCCTCAAGATGCACGTCGTCGCCTACGATCCGTTCCTCTCCAAGGAGCGCGCCGAGGAGATGGGCGTCACCAAGGTCGAACTCGAAGAGCTGTTCGCCCGGGCCGATTTCATCACGCTGCATGTGCCGATGACCGACAAGACGCGCGGCATCCTCAACAAGGAAGCACTGGCAAAGACCAAGCCAGGCGTGCGCATCATCAACTGCGCCCGCGGCGGCCTGGTCGATGAGGCAGCGCTTGCCGAAGCGATCAAGTCGGGCCATGTCGCGGGTGCCGCCTTCGACGTGTTCGAGGTCGAACCCGCCAAGGAAAGCCCGCTCTTCGGCCTGCCGAACGTCGTCTGTACGCCGCATCTCGGCGCCTCGACGACCGAGGCGCAGGAGAACGTCGCTTTGCAGGTGGCCGAACAGATGGCGGATTACCTCGTCAATGGTGCGGTCTCCAACGCCATCAACATGCCGTCGATCACCGCTGAGGAAGCGCCGATCCTGAAGCCCTTCATCCGTCTTGCCGACGTTCTCGGCGCCTTCGTCGGCCAGGTCACCGAAGAGCCGATCAAGGAAATCGAAATCCTCTATGACGGCGTCACCGCCAACATGAACACGCGGGCACTGACGAGCGCCGTGCTCGCCGGCCTCATCCGCCCGCAGGTCGCCGACGTCAACATGGTTTCGGCGCCAATCATGATCAAGGAAAAGGGCATCGTGCTTTCCGAGGTCAAGCGCGACAAGACAGGCGTCTTCGACGGCTATATCAAGCTGACGGTGACCACCGAAAGCATGACACGCTCGGTGGCCGGCACGGTGTTTTCGGACGGCAAGCCGCGCTTCATCCAGATCAAGGGTATCAACCTCGATGCCGATGTCGGCTCGCACATGATCTACATCACCAATACGGACGTTCCCGGTATGATCGGCTTCATCGGCACGACGCTTGGCGCTGCCGGCGTCAACATCGCCAACTTCCAGCTCGGCCGCGACAAGCAGGGCGGCGACGCCATCGCGCTGCTCTATGTCGACGGCAAGGTTGATGACGCGGTGCTTGCTGAGTTGACCGCCCACCAGGCGGTACGCCAGGCAAAGCCGCTGACCTTCAATATTGACTGA
- the ftsH gene encoding ATP-dependent zinc metalloprotease FtsH, with amino-acid sequence MNPNLRNFALWAIIALLLIALFSMFQTAPAQTGSREIPYSQFLREVDAGRVKDVVVTGNRLTGTYLENNNTFQTYSPVIDDSLLDRLQGKNVAVTARPETDGSSGFLSYLGTLLPMLLILGVWLFFMRQMQGGSRGAMGFGKSKAKLLTEAHGRVTFEDVAGVDEAKQDLEEIVEFLRDPQKFQRLGGKIPRGVLLVGPPGTGKTLLARSVAGEANVPFFTISGSDFVEMFVGVGASRVRDMFEQAKKNAPCIIFIDEIDAVGRHRGAGLGGGNDEREQTLNQLLVEMDGFEANEGVILIAATNRPDVLDPALLRPGRFDRQVVVPNPDIVGRERILKVHARNVPLAPNVDLKILARGTPGFSGADLMNLVNEAALMAARRNKRVVTMQEFEDAKDKIMMGAERRSSAMTEAEKKLTAYHEAGHAITALNVAVADPLHKATIIPRGRALGMVMQLPEGDRYSMSYKWMVSRLCIMMGGRVAEELTFGKENITSGASSDIEQATKLARAMVTQWGFSDQLGQVAYGENQQEVFLGHSVSQSKNVSEATAQKIDNEVRRLIDEAYTQARTILMEKHDEFVALAEGLLEYETLTGEEIKALIRGEKPSRDLGDDSPPSRGSAVPKAGARPVTKGDEPEGGLEPQPH; translated from the coding sequence ATGAACCCTAACTTACGTAATTTCGCCTTGTGGGCCATCATCGCGCTTCTGCTGATCGCCCTTTTCAGTATGTTCCAGACGGCGCCGGCACAGACGGGCTCCCGCGAAATCCCTTATTCGCAGTTTCTGCGTGAGGTCGATGCGGGCCGCGTGAAGGATGTCGTGGTCACCGGTAACCGGTTGACCGGGACATATCTGGAGAACAACAATACCTTCCAGACCTATTCGCCTGTGATCGACGACAGTCTGCTCGACCGCCTGCAGGGCAAGAACGTGGCCGTCACCGCGCGTCCCGAGACTGATGGTTCTTCCGGCTTCCTGAGCTATCTCGGCACGCTTTTGCCGATGCTTCTGATTCTCGGCGTCTGGCTGTTCTTCATGCGGCAGATGCAAGGCGGCTCGCGCGGTGCGATGGGCTTCGGCAAGTCCAAGGCCAAGCTCTTGACCGAAGCGCATGGCCGCGTGACTTTCGAAGACGTTGCCGGTGTCGACGAGGCCAAGCAGGATCTCGAGGAAATCGTCGAATTCCTGCGTGATCCGCAGAAGTTCCAGCGTCTCGGCGGCAAGATTCCGCGTGGCGTGCTGCTCGTCGGTCCTCCGGGTACCGGCAAGACGCTGCTCGCCCGCTCGGTCGCCGGCGAAGCCAATGTGCCCTTCTTCACCATTTCAGGCTCCGATTTCGTCGAAATGTTCGTCGGCGTCGGTGCAAGCCGCGTGCGCGATATGTTCGAGCAGGCCAAGAAGAATGCGCCCTGCATCATCTTCATCGACGAAATCGATGCCGTCGGCCGCCATCGCGGCGCCGGTCTCGGCGGCGGCAATGACGAACGCGAGCAGACGCTGAACCAGCTGCTGGTCGAAATGGACGGCTTCGAGGCGAATGAAGGCGTGATCCTGATCGCCGCCACCAACCGCCCCGACGTGCTCGATCCGGCGTTGCTGCGTCCCGGCCGTTTCGACCGTCAGGTCGTCGTGCCGAACCCCGACATCGTCGGCCGCGAGCGTATCCTCAAGGTACATGCCCGCAACGTTCCACTGGCGCCGAATGTCGATCTCAAGATTCTCGCCCGCGGCACGCCCGGTTTTTCCGGCGCCGACCTGATGAACCTTGTCAACGAAGCCGCCCTCATGGCCGCCCGCCGCAACAAGCGCGTCGTCACCATGCAGGAATTCGAGGACGCCAAGGACAAGATCATGATGGGCGCCGAGCGCCGGTCCTCGGCGATGACCGAGGCGGAAAAGAAGCTCACCGCTTACCATGAGGCGGGACACGCCATCACCGCGCTCAATGTCGCCGTCGCCGATCCGCTGCACAAGGCGACGATCATTCCGCGCGGCCGTGCGCTCGGCATGGTCATGCAGCTTCCCGAGGGCGACCGCTACTCGATGAGCTACAAGTGGATGGTTTCGCGCCTCTGCATCATGATGGGCGGCCGCGTGGCCGAAGAGCTCACCTTCGGCAAAGAGAACATCACTTCGGGTGCCTCTTCCGACATCGAGCAGGCGACCAAACTCGCCCGCGCCATGGTCACGCAATGGGGCTTTTCCGATCAGCTCGGTCAGGTCGCCTATGGCGAGAACCAGCAGGAAGTCTTCCTCGGTCACTCGGTTTCGCAGTCGAAGAATGTTTCGGAGGCAACCGCGCAGAAGATCGACAATGAAGTGCGCCGCCTGATCGACGAAGCTTATACGCAGGCCCGCACGATCCTGATGGAAAAGCACGACGAATTCGTCGCCCTTGCCGAAGGTCTGCTCGAATACGAGACATTGACCGGCGAAGAGATCAAGGCGCTGATCCGCGGCGAAAAGCCTTCCCGCGATCTCGGCGATGATTCGCCGCCGAGCCGCGGCTCAGCCGTTCCGAAGGCCGGCGCACGGCCCGTCACCAAGGGTGACGAGCCCGAAGGCGGCCTCGAACCGCAGCCGCATTGA
- a CDS encoding putative bifunctional diguanylate cyclase/phosphodiesterase: protein MILILFNFSRYTPGIGINGTRISMAPLQKTEQIEALNDDFRSLFATHPSPMWVYDPTSLRFLIVNEAAAALYGYGADEYRRMTVLDIRPEHERERMIDAVSGRTDMEKAERWVHLKASGETFEVLTYGREVRFEGRAAILAIVQDRSEVNAAKRQISDTRSLLDSIVDNLPVGVFVKDMEADGLYILFNEACGDIVGMRAEHVVGRTDRALFPPSQTDAFREQDRRAFEANTAISFEETMLRADGAPRLLRTVKRALPTPEGHSPRYLLGISQDVTEERAVEAKLAHLAMHDPLTGLPNRAAFSMRINQRAVEAAADSPIALLYIDVDHFKHINDSKGHAAGDALLCQVSERLRQLAEEGDLVARLGGDEFAVVLELDEPERAVRFAQRLLKALSRAFDLDGVREHVTCSIGIALAPDHAGDADVLMRHADLALYAAKESGRSTYRFYETEMRLAAERRHVMTAELWEALEKRQFELHYQPIVRLDNDGIGGFEALIRWRHPKRGLVAPMEFIPLAEETGLIVPIGDWVIGEACRAAAGWPVHLRIAVNLSVSQFRHASLLSTVVAALDETGLNADRLEIEITESVFLTDADQSLPLLRALKALGVRIAIDDFGTGYSSLSYLRSFPFDKIKLDRSFVSGIETDAGNLAIVRAVAGIGSGFNATTLAEGIETEEQLQKLRAEGFSEVQGYLLGRPMPQHEAEALIHGGGLKAASSRR, encoded by the coding sequence ATGATTCTGATTTTATTTAACTTTTCTCGGTATACCCCTGGCATCGGCATCAACGGCACGCGAATTTCCATGGCCCCCTTGCAGAAGACCGAGCAGATCGAAGCATTAAACGACGACTTCCGGTCATTGTTTGCAACGCATCCGTCGCCGATGTGGGTCTATGATCCGACATCGCTGCGCTTTCTCATCGTCAACGAGGCGGCGGCGGCACTTTACGGCTACGGTGCGGACGAATACCGGCGCATGACGGTTCTGGATATTCGCCCTGAGCATGAGCGGGAACGGATGATCGACGCTGTCAGCGGTCGAACCGACATGGAAAAGGCGGAGCGCTGGGTTCACCTCAAGGCGAGTGGCGAGACCTTCGAAGTGCTGACCTATGGCCGAGAAGTGCGCTTCGAGGGCAGGGCCGCAATCCTGGCGATCGTGCAGGACCGCAGCGAGGTCAACGCCGCCAAACGCCAGATCAGCGATACACGCTCGCTTCTCGACAGCATCGTCGACAACCTACCGGTCGGCGTCTTCGTCAAGGACATGGAAGCCGACGGGCTTTACATTCTCTTCAATGAGGCCTGCGGCGACATCGTCGGCATGCGGGCGGAGCACGTGGTCGGCCGAACCGACCGGGCGCTGTTTCCTCCCAGTCAGACAGACGCCTTCCGCGAGCAGGATCGCCGGGCCTTCGAAGCCAATACGGCGATCAGCTTCGAGGAGACCATGCTGCGCGCCGACGGTGCGCCGCGCCTCCTGCGCACCGTCAAGCGCGCCCTGCCGACGCCCGAGGGCCATTCGCCGCGTTATCTGCTCGGTATCTCGCAAGACGTGACGGAGGAGCGCGCCGTTGAGGCAAAGCTTGCCCATCTCGCTATGCATGATCCGCTCACCGGCCTGCCGAACCGGGCGGCATTTTCCATGCGTATCAACCAGCGGGCGGTCGAAGCGGCCGCCGACAGCCCGATTGCGCTGCTTTATATCGACGTCGATCACTTCAAGCATATCAACGACAGCAAGGGACACGCCGCCGGCGACGCGCTGCTTTGCCAGGTGTCGGAGCGGCTGCGTCAACTGGCGGAGGAGGGTGATCTTGTCGCCCGTCTTGGCGGCGACGAATTCGCCGTCGTGCTGGAGCTCGACGAGCCGGAGCGGGCAGTGCGTTTTGCGCAGCGGCTGCTCAAGGCGCTGAGCCGTGCCTTCGATCTCGACGGCGTCCGGGAGCACGTCACCTGCAGTATCGGCATCGCCTTGGCGCCCGATCATGCCGGCGACGCGGATGTGCTGATGCGGCACGCGGATCTTGCGCTCTATGCCGCCAAGGAGAGCGGACGCTCGACCTATCGTTTCTACGAGACGGAAATGCGGCTTGCCGCCGAGCGCCGGCACGTGATGACCGCCGAGCTGTGGGAAGCGCTGGAGAAGCGCCAGTTCGAACTGCACTACCAGCCGATCGTGCGGCTCGACAATGACGGCATCGGCGGCTTCGAGGCGCTGATCCGCTGGCGCCACCCCAAGCGCGGGCTGGTGGCGCCGATGGAATTCATTCCGCTTGCCGAGGAGACCGGCCTCATCGTGCCGATCGGCGACTGGGTGATCGGGGAAGCCTGCCGCGCGGCTGCCGGTTGGCCCGTTCATCTGAGGATCGCCGTCAATCTCTCCGTCAGCCAGTTTCGGCATGCGAGCCTGCTTTCGACCGTGGTGGCGGCGCTCGACGAGACGGGCCTCAATGCCGACCGGCTTGAAATCGAGATCACCGAGTCCGTATTCCTGACCGATGCCGACCAAAGCCTGCCGCTGCTGCGGGCATTGAAGGCGCTCGGCGTCCGCATCGCCATCGACGATTTCGGCACCGGCTATTCGTCGCTGAGCTATCTGAGGTCCTTCCCCTTCGACAAGATCAAGCTAGACCGCAGCTTCGTTTCGGGTATCGAGACGGATGCGGGCAATCTCGCCATCGTGCGCGCCGTCGCCGGCATCGGCTCCGGCTTCAATGCGACGACCCTGGCCGAAGGGATCGAGACGGAGGAGCAGTTGCAGAAGCTGCGCGCCGAAGGTTTCAGTGAGGTGCAGGGCTATCTGCTCGGCCGGCCGATGCCGCAGCACGAGGCGGAGGCGCTGATCCACGGCGGCGGTCTCAAGGCCGCTTCGTCACGCAGATAG
- the mnmA gene encoding tRNA 2-thiouridine(34) synthase MnmA — protein MNTLDFDKKPEETRVVVAMSGGVDSSVVAGLLKQQGYDVLGITLQLYDHGAAVHRAGSCCAGQDIDDARRVCETLGIPHYVLDYEKRFRETVINPFAESYVAGETPIPCVSCNQTVKFADLLATAKELGADALATGHYIRSGLNPSPDNPGRRALFRPADADRDQSYFLFATTQEQIDYLRFPLGGLPKAETRRLAEEMGLVVAKKADSQDICFVPQGKYSDVITKLKPNAALAGDIVHLDGRVLGTHEGILHFTIGQRRGIGIATGEPLYVVFLDARSRRVIVGPKEALETHRVYLRDINWLGDETLQEAASGKGFACYAKVRSTRAPAPAVLHVDATGTYVDLTVGEAGIAPGQACALYSAPGDNARVFGGGFIERSEREPSAEACLKALLASPVAA, from the coding sequence TTGAACACACTGGATTTTGACAAGAAGCCGGAAGAGACCCGTGTCGTCGTTGCCATGTCGGGCGGCGTCGATTCATCCGTCGTCGCCGGCCTTCTCAAACAGCAGGGTTACGATGTGCTCGGCATTACGCTGCAGCTTTACGATCATGGCGCCGCCGTTCACCGCGCCGGTTCCTGCTGCGCCGGCCAGGATATCGACGATGCGCGCCGCGTCTGTGAAACGCTCGGCATCCCGCATTATGTGCTCGATTACGAAAAGCGCTTCCGCGAGACGGTGATCAATCCCTTCGCCGAGAGCTATGTGGCGGGCGAAACGCCGATCCCTTGCGTTTCCTGCAACCAGACCGTCAAATTCGCCGATCTGCTGGCGACCGCCAAGGAGCTTGGCGCTGATGCGCTGGCGACCGGTCACTATATCCGCTCGGGACTGAACCCTTCGCCGGACAATCCCGGCCGCCGCGCGCTTTTCCGCCCGGCCGATGCCGACCGCGACCAAAGCTATTTCCTCTTCGCCACGACGCAGGAGCAGATCGATTATCTCCGCTTTCCCCTGGGCGGCCTGCCGAAGGCCGAGACCCGCAGGCTTGCTGAAGAGATGGGCCTCGTCGTTGCCAAGAAGGCCGACAGCCAGGACATCTGTTTCGTGCCGCAGGGCAAATATTCCGACGTCATCACCAAGCTGAAGCCGAATGCGGCGCTTGCCGGCGATATCGTCCATCTCGATGGCCGCGTGCTCGGAACCCATGAGGGTATCCTGCATTTCACGATCGGCCAGCGCCGCGGCATCGGCATCGCTACCGGCGAACCGCTCTACGTCGTCTTTCTCGACGCCCGTTCGCGCCGGGTCATCGTCGGACCGAAGGAGGCGCTGGAAACGCACCGCGTCTACCTGCGCGACATCAACTGGCTGGGCGATGAGACACTTCAGGAAGCCGCGTCCGGCAAGGGCTTTGCCTGTTACGCCAAGGTCCGCTCGACACGGGCGCCGGCGCCCGCCGTGCTGCATGTCGATGCAACAGGCACCTATGTCGACCTGACGGTCGGCGAGGCGGGCATCGCACCCGGCCAGGCCTGCGCGCTTTATTCGGCCCCCGGCGACAACGCCCGCGTCTTCGGCGGCGGTTTCATCGAACGCTCCGAGCGCGAACCTTCGGCGGAAGCCTGCCTGAAGGCGCTTTTGGCCAGCCCCGTCGCCGCCTGA
- a CDS encoding phosphoserine transaminase, translating into MAKTAKPDIRPNNTHFSSGPCSKRPGWSLEALSDAALGRSHRAKVGKAKLKQAIDLTREILEVPADYRIGIVPASDTGAVEMALWSLLGERGVDMLAWESFGAGWVTDVVKQLKLKDVRKLEAGYGELPDLSAVDFDRDVVFTWNGTTSGVRVPNADFIPADRKGLTICDATSAAFAQALDFAKLDVVTFSWQKVLGGEGAHGVIILSPRAVERLVTYTPAWPLPKIFRMTSGGKLTEGIFQGETINTPSMLCVEDYIDALVWAKQVGGLKGLIARADANAKVIHDFVAANDWIANLAVKAETASNTSVCLKIVDKDIAALDDDGRANFAKGLVGLLEKEGVAYDVGHYRDAPSGLRIWAGATIEASDMQKLMPWLSWAFETQKAQLAQATA; encoded by the coding sequence ATGGCGAAGACCGCAAAGCCGGACATCCGTCCGAACAATACTCATTTTTCTTCTGGCCCCTGCTCGAAGCGCCCCGGTTGGTCACTCGAAGCCCTTTCCGACGCGGCCCTCGGCCGTTCGCACCGCGCGAAGGTCGGCAAGGCCAAGCTCAAACAGGCCATCGACCTTACCCGTGAAATTCTCGAAGTGCCGGCGGATTACCGCATCGGCATCGTTCCGGCGTCCGACACCGGCGCCGTCGAAATGGCGCTCTGGTCGCTGCTCGGCGAACGCGGCGTCGACATGCTCGCCTGGGAAAGCTTCGGCGCCGGCTGGGTTACCGATGTCGTCAAGCAACTGAAGCTCAAGGATGTGCGCAAGCTCGAAGCCGGTTACGGCGAGCTTCCCGATCTGTCCGCCGTCGATTTCGACCGCGACGTCGTCTTCACCTGGAACGGCACCACCTCGGGCGTGCGCGTGCCGAATGCCGATTTCATCCCGGCCGACCGCAAGGGCCTGACGATCTGCGACGCCACCTCGGCGGCTTTCGCGCAGGCACTCGATTTCGCCAAGCTCGACGTCGTCACCTTCTCCTGGCAGAAAGTTCTGGGCGGCGAGGGTGCCCACGGCGTCATCATCCTTTCGCCGCGCGCCGTCGAGCGTCTGGTTACCTACACGCCGGCCTGGCCGCTGCCGAAGATCTTCCGGATGACTTCGGGCGGCAAGCTGACGGAGGGCATCTTCCAGGGTGAGACGATCAACACGCCGTCGATGCTCTGCGTCGAGGATTATATCGATGCGCTTGTCTGGGCGAAGCAGGTCGGCGGCCTCAAGGGGCTGATCGCGCGTGCCGATGCCAATGCCAAGGTCATCCACGATTTCGTCGCGGCAAACGACTGGATCGCCAATCTCGCCGTCAAGGCGGAGACGGCCTCCAACACCTCCGTCTGCCTGAAGATCGTCGACAAGGACATCGCAGCGCTTGACGACGACGGTCGGGCGAATTTTGCCAAGGGCCTGGTCGGCCTCCTGGAAAAGGAAGGTGTCGCCTATGACGTCGGCCACTACCGTGACGCGCCGTCGGGCCTGCGGATCTGGGCCGGCGCCACGATCGAGGCATCCGACATGCAGAAGCTGATGCCCTGGCTTTCCTGGGCCTTCGAAACACAGAAGGCGCAGCTCGCTCAGGCGACCGCCTGA
- the glmM gene encoding phosphoglucosamine mutase — MKRRYFGTDGIRGQANVFPMTPDLAMRVGIAAGTIFRNGAHRHRVVIGKDTRLSGYMLENALVAGFTAAGLDVFLLGPIPTPAVAMLTRSLRCDIGVMISASHNPFQDNGIKLFGPDGYKLSDDIEAQIEDLLEKDLSGQLAKAEEIGRAKRVDGDIYRYLEHVKRTLPRDVTLQGLRIAIDCANGAAYKVAPAVLWELGAEVVTIGNEPSGININLNCGSTSPVALQKKVDEVRADIGIALDGDADRVIIVDENGSIVDGDQLMAVIAESWAESQQLRGNGIVATVMSNLGLERFLDERGLALARTRVGDRYVVEHMRQHNYNVGGEQSGHIVLSDYGTTGDGLVAALQILAAVKRTGRTVSEVCRRFEPVPQLLRNVRISGGKPLEDIQVQKAIADAEAELARNGRLVIRPSGTEPLIRVMAEGDDRAQIERIVNELIGTISNVRTAA; from the coding sequence ATGAAAAGACGCTATTTCGGTACGGACGGCATTCGCGGCCAGGCCAACGTCTTCCCTATGACACCGGACCTTGCGATGCGGGTTGGCATCGCCGCAGGAACGATTTTCCGTAACGGCGCCCACCGTCATCGTGTGGTGATCGGCAAGGACACACGCCTGTCAGGATACATGCTGGAGAATGCCCTCGTGGCCGGTTTTACCGCGGCTGGACTGGACGTGTTCCTGCTCGGCCCTATTCCGACACCTGCGGTTGCCATGCTGACGCGTTCCCTGCGATGCGATATTGGGGTGATGATTTCGGCTTCGCACAATCCCTTCCAAGACAATGGTATCAAACTTTTCGGTCCGGACGGCTACAAGCTCTCCGATGACATCGAAGCGCAGATCGAGGATCTGCTCGAGAAGGATCTATCGGGGCAGCTTGCCAAGGCTGAGGAAATCGGCCGAGCCAAGCGCGTCGATGGCGATATCTATCGCTATCTCGAGCACGTCAAACGCACGCTGCCGCGCGACGTCACGCTGCAGGGTCTCCGGATCGCCATCGATTGCGCCAACGGTGCCGCCTACAAGGTGGCGCCCGCCGTGCTCTGGGAACTCGGTGCTGAGGTCGTCACTATCGGCAACGAGCCGAGCGGCATCAACATCAACCTCAATTGTGGTTCCACCAGTCCCGTCGCGCTGCAGAAGAAGGTCGACGAGGTGCGCGCCGATATCGGCATCGCGCTCGACGGCGACGCGGATCGCGTCATCATCGTCGATGAAAACGGTTCGATCGTCGACGGCGACCAGTTGATGGCCGTCATCGCCGAAAGCTGGGCCGAGAGCCAGCAGCTGCGCGGCAACGGCATCGTCGCCACCGTCATGTCCAATCTCGGTCTCGAGCGCTTTCTCGATGAGCGTGGCCTGGCGCTTGCCCGCACGCGGGTCGGCGACCGCTACGTCGTCGAGCATATGCGCCAGCACAATTACAATGTCGGTGGCGAGCAGTCGGGCCATATCGTGCTTTCGGATTACGGCACGACCGGCGACGGTCTCGTCGCGGCCCTGCAGATCCTGGCTGCAGTCAAACGCACCGGCCGGACCGTCAGCGAGGTCTGCCGTCGCTTCGAGCCGGTGCCGCAGCTGCTGCGCAATGTTCGCATCAGCGGTGGCAAGCCGCTGGAGGATATCCAGGTGCAGAAGGCGATCGCCGATGCCGAAGCCGAGCTTGCCAGGAACGGCCGCCTCGTCATCCGCCCCTCCGGCACCGAACCGCTGATCCGCGTCATGGCCGAAGGCGACGACCGCGCCCAGATCGAGCGCATCGTCAACGAGCTGATCGGCACCATCTCGAACGTCCGGACTGCCGCCTGA